The following coding sequences are from one Bacteroidales bacterium window:
- a CDS encoding helix-turn-helix transcriptional regulator produces MEITDDFLKNIGKKLKETRLEKRYSLKEVAYTIGVTPTHYSSIEACKVIPRIKVLLKAVQFLEISLDNMIFGYPENDVKDVPIFERLKVINELKGEDRTIALQLLDLIIAKKTLKEIVGNYKPVPPEFLKKK; encoded by the coding sequence ATGGAAATAACTGATGATTTCCTTAAAAATATTGGAAAGAAACTCAAGGAAACTCGATTAGAAAAACGATATTCTTTAAAAGAAGTTGCTTACACCATTGGTGTTACTCCGACACATTACAGTAGCATTGAAGCATGCAAAGTTATTCCAAGAATAAAAGTGTTGCTTAAAGCTGTGCAGTTTCTTGAAATCAGTTTAGATAATATGATTTTTGGTTATCCTGAAAATGATGTAAAAGACGTTCCTATATTTGAAAGATTAAAAGTGATTAATGAACTAAAAGGTGAAGACAGAACAATAGCATTGCAATTGCTTGACCTTATCATTGCTAAAAAAACTTTAAAAGAAATTGTTGGTAATTATAAACCTGTTCCTCCTGAGTTTTTAAAGAAAAAATAA
- a CDS encoding helix-turn-helix transcriptional regulator has product MKVTDDVLKNVGKRLKEAREKQRFSQKELAEIMDVIPNQYSKVETGRVTPSLKTLVKAAQALKISIDELIFGEKPIEKPQIKNPTLAKNFERIEKLGPEELYFTNELLKLVLTRDSLKSIVGDYESVPLEFLKKHNK; this is encoded by the coding sequence ATGAAAGTAACTGATGATGTTTTGAAGAATGTCGGCAAACGCCTTAAAGAAGCGAGAGAAAAACAACGTTTTTCTCAAAAAGAACTTGCTGAAATAATGGACGTAATTCCTAATCAATACAGCAAAGTTGAAACAGGCAGAGTTACCCCAAGTTTAAAAACATTGGTTAAAGCGGCACAAGCACTCAAAATAAGTATTGACGAACTTATTTTTGGTGAAAAACCAATAGAAAAACCTCAAATAAAAAACCCAACTTTAGCTAAAAATTTTGAACGCATAGAAAAGCTCGGTCCCGAAGAGTTATATTTTACTAATGAGTTGTTAAAACTTGTTCTAACAAGGGATTCTCTTAAAAGTATTGTTGGCGATTACGAAAGTGTTCCGTTAGAGTTCTTAAAAAAACACAACAAGTAA
- a CDS encoding PsbP-related protein, with protein sequence MKMLQITIALMMLGSCSQEKMLKYVGKNYEILYPASWTKQEKSNVIFFLSPKVNEKDMFQENVNLMLQDLSQQPMSLEQYTELTKKQITDNLGTSAIVSIKSTTLAGQQAKEFVYNMDYQGRKLKMKQYWFIKGNVAYLFTYTAEPLEFNKYERTATEMIQSFKITK encoded by the coding sequence ATGAAAATGTTACAAATTACAATTGCTCTTATGATGCTCGGAAGTTGTTCACAAGAAAAGATGCTAAAGTATGTTGGTAAAAACTATGAAATACTTTACCCTGCAAGTTGGACAAAACAAGAAAAATCAAATGTGATATTTTTTCTATCGCCAAAGGTAAATGAAAAGGATATGTTTCAAGAGAATGTAAACCTGATGTTACAAGACTTATCTCAACAGCCGATGAGTTTGGAGCAATACACCGAGCTAACGAAAAAGCAGATAACGGATAATCTTGGAACTTCTGCAATAGTATCAATTAAAAGTACAACACTAGCAGGGCAACAGGCAAAGGAATTTGTTTACAATATGGATTATCAGGGACGAAAACTAAAAATGAAACAATATTGGTTTATTAAAGGAAATGTAGCATACTTGTTTACATATACAGCCGAACCATTAGAGTTTAATAAATACGAAAGAACTGCAACGGAAATGATACAGAGTTTTAAGATTACCAAATAA